A stretch of Lachancea thermotolerans CBS 6340 chromosome D complete sequence DNA encodes these proteins:
- the POP5 gene encoding RNA-binding protein POP5 (similar to uniprot|P28005 Saccharomyces cerevisiae YAL033W POP5 Subunit of both RNase MRP which cleaves pre-rRNA and nuclear RNase P which cleaves tRNA precursors to generate mature 5' ends): protein MVRLKSRYVLFEVLYPEGRTLTSENNVNNLFKREVLLRHHQVTPARVTVKTILQELRRVIQFNFGDYGSGKANSLLQIKYFSNRTSTGIIRCSREDYEIVVIALTLMNKIDELEGVLLNPIKVSGTIKRIEQYAVKRSARLLNVIQGQSEIDKFDYISYDENED from the coding sequence ATGGTTCGTTTGAAGAGCCGGTACGTTTTATTTGAGGTTTTATACCCAGAGGGAAGAACTCTCACATCAGAAAACAATGTAAAtaatttgttcaaaagagaagttcTGTTGCGACACCATCAAGTCACGCCGGCCCGTGTGACTGTAAAGACgattcttcaagagcttcgaAGAGTGATACAGTTTAATTTCGGTGATTACGGATCAGGAAAAGCCAATTCTCTCCTACAAATCAAGTACTTCTCCAATCGCACCTCTACAGGAATCATAAGATGTAGTCGAGAAGATTACGAGATCGTGGTTATTGCTCTCACCCTCATGAACAAGATTGACGAGTTAGAAGGAGTTCTATTAAACCCGATTAAAGTTAGTGGCACTATAAAACGAATCGAACAATACGCTGTAAAAAGAAGCGCGCGTCTATTAAATGTCATACAGGGGCAAAGTGAAATTGACAAGTTTGATTATATAAGTTATGACGAAAATGAGGATTAG
- the ALA1 gene encoding alanine--tRNA ligase (highly similar to uniprot|P40825 Saccharomyces cerevisiae YOR335C ALA1 Cytoplasmic alanyl-tRNA synthetase required for protein synthesis point mutation (cdc64-1 allele) causes cell cycle arrest at G1 lethality of null mutation is functionally complemented by human homolog), producing the protein MTIGDRQKWTASNVRSTFMEFFKQREHTFVASSPVIPYDDPTLLFANAGMNQYKPIFLGTVDPSSDYYSLKRAMNSQKCIRAGGKHNDLEDVGRDSYHHTFFEMLGNWSFGDYFKKDAIQYSWELLTKVYGIPSERLYVTYFEGDQKQGLEPDLEAFELWKSVGVSEDHILPGNAKDNFWEMGDQGPCGPCSEIHYDRIGGRNAASLVNMDDPNVLEVWNIVFIQYNREQNGTLKSLPSKHIDTGMGFERLVSVLQDVKSNYDTDVFQPLFARIQEITGARPYEGKFGAEDADGIDTAYRVLADHVRTLTFALADGGVPNNEGRGYVLRRILRRGARYARKYMNYPIGNFFSSLAPTLIDQSKAMFPEINRDPSYLFEILDEEEASFAKTLDRGEKLFEKYAQAAAQTKDKTLDGLQVWRLYDTYGFPVDLTELMAEEKGLKIDGPGFEKAKQESYEASKKGGKKSASDLIKLEVHELSTLNSENVPKTDDSPKYESANIEAIVLRIFDGENFVDEISEVGKQYGVILDSTCFYAEQGGQEYDMGTLVIDDVAEFSVENVQLYNGYVFHTGQLGEGKLSVGDKVIASFDELRRFPIKNNHTGTHILNFALKEVLGNDVDQKGSLVAPEKLRFDFSHKKAVALDELKEVERICNEQIKANLPVYYKNVPLDLARKISSVRAVFGETYPDPVRVVSVGKPVDDMLVDPTSEEWQKYSVEFCGGTHVSKTGDIKEFVIIEESGIAKGTRRIVAVSGSEAYEVQRIANKFDSDLIAAEKMPFSPLKEKKLKELGVALGQLSISVVTKQELKDKFAKIEKVVKDEIKTRAKKEIKQTVDEVKNYFAENQEASFLVKYINIPTNAKAITEAVNHMKTSAKDKSIYLFTGDDRVAHGCYISDVALEKGIDGRALLNTVSSNIGGKAGGKGNVFQGVGDKPEGIETAVKEVENLFREKLNITK; encoded by the coding sequence ATGACTATCGGAGATAGGCAAAAATGGACTGCGTCTAATGTGCGTTCTACGTTTAtggagttcttcaagcagAGGGAGCACACGTTTGTCGCATCCTCGCCAGTGATCCCTTACGATGATCCTACGCTTCTGTTCGCGAATGCTGGTATGAACCAGTACAAACCCATCTTTTTGGGTACTGTTGACCCCTCTTCCGACTATTACAGCCTGAAGAGAGCAATGAACTCGCAGAAATGTATTAGAGCCGGTGGTAAACACAACGACTTGGAAGACGTCGGCAGAGATTCTTACCACCACACATTTTTCGAAATGCTTGGTAACTGGTCTTTTGGCgactacttcaaaaaggacGCCATCCAGTATTCCTGGGAGTTACTCACCAAGGTGTATGGAATTCCTTCGGAAAGACTTTATGTTACTTACTTCGAGGGTGACCAGAAGCAAGGTCTTGAACCAGATCTTGAAGCGTTCGAGCTTTGGAAGTCGGTGGGCGTTTCCGAGGACCACATCCTTCCAGGAAATGCCAAAGACAACTTCTGGGAAATGGGCGACCAAGGGCCTTGCGGTCCTTGTTCTGAGATCCACTACGACCGTATTGGAGGCAGAAATGCTGCGTCCTTGGTCAACATGGACGATCCTAACGTCCTGGAGGTTTGGAATATCGTTTTCATTCAATACAACAGGGAGCAAAACGGTACCTTGAAATCTTTGCCAAGTAAGCACATCGACACAGGTATGGGTTTCGAAAGACTGGTTTCCGTTTTGCAAGATGTCAAGTCGAACTATGACACAGACGTATTCCAGCCATTATTCGCACGCATCCAAGAAATCACTGGTGCCAGACCTTATGAAGGTAAGTTTGGTGCTGAGGACGCTGACGGAATTGACACTGCTTACAGAGTGTTGGCTGACCACGTTCGTACGCTTACTTTCGCCTTAGCTGATGGGGGTGTTCCTAATAATGAAGGTAGGGGCTACGTCTTGAGACGTATCCTAAGAAGAGGTGCTCGTTATGCCCGCAAATATATGAACTACCCTATTGGAAACtttttttcgagcttgGCTCCAACTTTAATTGACCAAAGCAAGGCTATGTTTCCCGAAATTAACAGAGACCCAAGCTATCTGTTTGAAATCctggatgaagaggaagctTCTTTCGCAAAGACTCTTGACAGAGGcgaaaaactctttgagaaaTACGCTCaggctgctgctcaaacaAAAGACAAGACTTTGGACGGTTTGCAGGTGTGGAGACTCTACGACACTTATGGTTTCCCTGTTGACCTGACAGAGCTAATGGCCGAGGAAAAGGGCTTGAAAATCGATGGCCCCGGCTTCGAGAAGGCTAAACAAGAGTCTTATGAAGCATCTAAGAAAGGTGGCAAGAAGAGTGCCTCTGATCTAATCAAGCTGGAGGTGCATGAACTCTCTACGCTGAACTCTGAGAACGTGCCCAAAACTGACGATTCACCAAAGTATGAATCCGCTAACATTGAGGCTATCGTTTTGAGAATCTTTGACGGCGAGAACTTTGTGGATGAAATCAGCGAAGTAGGTAAGCAGTATGGTGTTATCCTTGACTCCACATGTTTCTACGCCGAGCAAGGTGGTCAAGAGTATGACATGGGTACGCTGGTCATTGACGATGTCGCAGAGTTCAGCGTAGAGAACGTTCAGCTGTACAATGGTTATGTTTTCCACACTGGTCAGCTTGGCGAAGGGAAGCTCTCTGTCGGCGACAAAGTTATTGcatcttttgatgaacttcGTCGTTTCCCTATAAAAAACAACCATACCGGTACCCACATTTTGAATTTCGCTCTTAAGGAGGTTTTGGGTAACGATGTGGATCAAAAGGGTTCTTTGGTTGCGCCAGAGAAATTAAGGTTTGACTTCTCCCACAAGAAGGCCGTCGCGTTAGATGAGCTCAAGGAAGTTGAGAGAATCTGTAATGAACAAATTAAGGCTAACCTGCCCGTTTACTACAAAAACGTACCGCTCGATTTGGCTCGCAAGATTTCTTCCGTGCGTGCTGTGTTCGGTGAGACATACCCTGATCCCGTGCGTGTAGTCTCTGTTGGAAAACCAGTGGACGATATGCTGGTTGACCCAACCAGTGAGGAGTGGCAGAAGTACTCTGTTGAGTTCTGTGGTGGTACACACGTTTCGAAGACAGGCGATATCAAGGAGTTCGTGATCATTGAGGAGAGCGGCATTGCGAAGGGTACTAGAAGAATTGTTGCAGTTTCTGGATCGGAAGCTTACGAGGTGCAGCGCATTGCTAACAAGTTTGACTCAGACCTCATTGCCGCAGAGAAAATGCCATTTTCTCCtttgaaggaaaagaaaCTCAAGGAGTTGGGTGTCGCGCTGGGCCAGCTCTCTATATCCGTGGTTACGAAGCAGGAGCTCAAGGACAAGTTTGctaaaattgaaaaggtcGTTAAGGATGAAATCAAGACCAGAGCCAAGAAAGAAATTAAGCAGACTGTTGACGAGGTCAAGAACTACTTTGCCGAGAACCAAGAGGCTTCGTTTTTGGTTAAATACATCAACATTCCAACAAACGCTAAAGCAATTACAGAAGCGGTCAATCACATGAAAACATCTGCCAAGGACAAATCTATTTATCTTTTCACAGGTGACGATAGAGTTGCTCATGGTTGTTACATTTCTGATGTTGCTTTGGAAAAGGGCATCGACGGCCGTGCTTTGCTGAACACAGTCTCTAGTAACATCGGTGGCAAAGCTGGTGGTAAGGGCAATGTTTTCCAAGGTGTTGGTGACAAGCCTGAAGGCATTGAGACCGCCGTCAAAGAGGTTGAGAACCTTTTTAGAGAGAAACTGAATATCACTAAATAG
- the MRS2 gene encoding Mrs2p (similar to uniprot|Q01926 Saccharomyces cerevisiae YOR334W MRS2 Mitochondrial inner membrane Mg(2) channel required for maintenance of intramitochondrial Mg(2) concentrations at the correct level to support splicing of group II introns): protein MIWSRLRPFRLLAKPFLRSRRLYHRLLPEQNSGILSLKPITPNDAFVSCTLFNKNGAVTAVSQKFPKWAFLKDHNLYPRDLRKIDTTSVDVIPSIVVKPTCILINLLHIKALIQHDCVFVFDTSNSEAAMKLGVLMYDLESKLSTNPNAHMAQLYEHRALESILMNVMTSLETEYKQHYSICGIILKDLEDEISRDKLRDLLIKSKNLTSYYKKSLLIRDVLDELLDSDEDLAAMYLGEHKNENDDFADLEMLLETYYKQCDEYVQQSETLLQDIRSTEEIVNIILDANRNALMLFELKVTIYTLGFTIATLVPAFYGMNLKNFIEDSPLGFGCVVGFSVIAALCVTWSNFKALSSVKRLTMMNNHTGVNTARHAANARHELNQEAPILWKKWASSLRTVWLGSNHPVRNGKHRDLIWKWLVDDNKK from the coding sequence ATGATTTGGAGCAGGCTCCGGCCCTTTCGACTTCTCGCAAAACCATTTCTGCGATCGAGGCGTTTATACCATAGGCTGCTCCCTGAGCAAAACTCCGGCATTCTATCGCTGAAGCCTATAACCCCCAATGATGCGTTCGTTAGTTGCACTTTATTCAATAAAAATGGTGCGGTGACTGCCGTCTCACAGAAGTTTCCCAAGTGGGCCTTTCTCAAAGATCACAACTTGTATCCGCGCGATCTTCGAAAGATAGACACTACAAGTGTTGATGTGATACCTAGTATAGTTGTCAAACCCACCTGCATTTTGATAAACCTGCTACATATAAAGGCCTTGATCCAGCACGATTGCGTGTTCGTTTTTGATACGTCGAATTCAGAAGCCGCCATGAAGCTTGGAGTGCTGATGTATGACCTTGAGTCAAAACTCTCTACAAACCCAAATGCGCACATGGCGCAACTTTACGAACATCGAGCACTTGAAAGCATTTTAATGAACGTCATGACCTCTCTGGAAACAGAATATAAGCAGCATTACTCAATCTGTGGAATaatcttgaaagatttGGAAGACGAGATTAGTAGAGATAAACTACGAGATTTGTTGATCAAATCCAAGAATCTCACTTCCTACTATAAGAAGTCACTTCTCATAAGAGATGTGCTGGACGAGCTTCTAGACAGTGATGAAGATCTGGCTGCTATGTATTTAGGGGAACACAAAAACGAAAATGATGACTTTGCGGATTTGGAGATGTTGCTGGAAACGTATTACAAGCAATGTGATGAGTACGTGCAGCAATCAGAGACTCTCCTTCAGGACATTAGGTCTACGGAAGAGATTGTGAACATTATTCTGGATGCAAATCGAAATGCCCTTATGTTGTTTGAACTGAAAGTCACTATTTACACCCTGGGCTTTACGATTGCCACGCTTGTACCTGCGTTTTACGGAATGAACCTAAAAAACTTTATAGAGGATAGCCCATTAGGGTTTGGATGTGTTGTTGGGTTTTCTGTCATAGCCGCGTTGTGTGTAACCTGGTCCAATTTCAAAGCCCTAAGTTCCGTCAAGCGCCTTACTATGATGAACAATCACACAGGGGTAAACACAGCAAGACATGCAGCAAATGCGAGGCACGAGTTGAATCAGGAAGCACCTATACTATGGAAGAAAtgggcttcttctttgagaacGGTATGGCTGGGTAGCAATCATCCTGTCAGAAACGGAAAACACAGAGATTTGATATGGAAATGGCTTGTCGACGATAACAAGAAATGA
- the GIP4 gene encoding protein phosphatase regulator GIP4 (some similarities with uniprot|P39732 Saccharomyces cerevisiae YAL031C FUN21 Cytoplasmic protein of unknown function potential Cdc28p substrate): MYVKAAANASIVAVKGGATLDQYDAKLIQCRVAISRLTEILRILRILEGTLKRTNGTKTIIPLMNYILALYGGLTLNASEILSRRLRLLSEFRLCKITDVNPPLNSSPISLDCEFPEVSSDFQEYTAHVYDRQLQNKLLQAAINITQNALQVYDRKYKQCNMERSANRPTSISGRPTTFEEGSFEELIQPLDVPMILDLAVLIKDFEVDTSESSFRKLSLQVLTKFKDHFNEKALPPIKTYHTSLFRFSKASSLSQSKIIMNLPYWQYTMHRIYALLLRILYILTITKAFLRQAYIPNRAFFESPRTQLHSPNVFEFRELIKNLDTICMGPNDLSDLVERLQCYSQQGFSLAVQPSSVLEAYNSEVSVATRKLRFYFQIVESLLSVWKHIQASSLNNEAFGSLDELGLSKAVEERLAVDRLDFIERKNKEAQLKEKQKEAAAAASTESSVKTIFRRSSIQRSKMSPSPSGSTSPSSLSPASMSRSPSQNLKRGTLPKKPLNGSSISSPLASRRGSVSGSTSNAGNRKPSNEGSSNGSPRIDETLQTGGRKRSSSLQSSVLASHNQADNMHRSNSLQAAATLNQRMVRNTFAKLSANIEGNGALNSDSKTDRLATPANSSRQMMRSSSPSPLRQKGKSSGASPAGPRSGIELPDVESLVLDEGKLALVSKQSPSGSTSAPTKSLVESSSSEISPNSEVEYQTITLETVKKVRFTGVPPMSEKEDPRPKRKGWYKKPQVLYYPPPPPQVAVQQYRLRQEGQAFRKSLRDGDGENGGVSKRTAFMSQSDVHLSPTHKFSSKIRDKLSR, translated from the coding sequence ATGTACGTTAAGGCAGCCGCAAACGCGTCTATCGTTGCGGTTAAGGGGGGCGCGACTCTTGATCAGTATGACGCGAAATTGATACAATGCAGAGTTGCAATCAGCAGGTTGACAGAAATCTTAAGGATACTTCGGATCCTCGAGGGAACGCTCAAGAGGACCAATGGGACGAAAACTATCATTCCCCTTATGAACTACATTCTAGCTTTATATGGCGGATTGACCCTGAATGCCTCGGAAATACTGAGCCGAAGATTACGCTTGCTGAGCGAATTTCGTTTGTGCAAAATAACCGATGTTAACCCACCTTTGAACTCGTCGCCTATTAGCCTAGATTGTGAATTCCCCGAGGTGTCATcagattttcaagaatatACAGCCCACGTCTATGATCGCCAATTACAAAACAAGTTGTTACAAGCGGCGATCAACATCACCCAAAATGCACTTCAAGTATATGATAGAAAATACAAACAGTGCAATATGGAACGCAGCGCCAATAGGCCTACTAGCATATCCGGAAGACCAACTACTTTCGAAGAGGGCAGTTTCGAAGAGCTTATCCAGCCTTTAGACGTGCCTATGATACTGGATCTTGCAGTTCTTATCAAAGATTTCGAAGTGGACACATCCGAAAGCTCATTTCGCAAACTCAGCTTACAAGTTTTGACTAAATTCAAAGACCATTTTAACGAAAAAGCCTTGCCTCCAATAAAAACGTACCAcacttctctttttcgattTTCTAAAGCTTCTTCCCTCAGTCAATCCAAAATCATAATGAACTTACCTTACTGGCAGTACACTATGCATCGCATTTACGCCTTGCTTTTGAGAATACTTTACATTTTAACAATCACCAAGGCGTTTTTAAGACAAGCTTACATTCCTAAtagagctttctttgagTCTCCTCGAACACAGCTGCATTCTCCAAACGTTTTTGAGTTCAGAGAACTTATAAAAAATCTCGACACGATATGCATGGGTCCGAACGATCTATCTGATTTGGTCGAAAGACTTCAGTGCTACAGCCAACAGGGATTTTCGCTTGCGGTTCAGCCCTCTTCAGTTTTAGAGGCTTATAATTCTGAAGTTTCAGTAGCAACTCGCAAATTAAGGTTTTATTTTCAGATCGTTGAAAGCTTGCTCTCTGTTTGGAAGCATATTCAGGCAAGCTCTTTAAATaatgaagcttttggctcTCTTGATGAATTAGGATTGTCTAAGGCTGTCGAAGAAAGGCTTGCAGTTGACAGGCTTGATtttattgaaagaaaaaacaaggaagctcaactcaaagaaaaacagAAGGAAGCTGCTGCGGCCGCTTCGACCGAAAGCTCTGTCAAAACAATTTTCAGAAGATCTTCGATTCAGAGGTCTAAAATGTCGCCTTCCCCAAGTGGGTCGACCTCTCCGAGCTCCCTTTCCCCAGCAAGTATGAGCAGATCACCTAGCCAAAACCTTAAGAGAGGAACCTTGCCAAAGAAACCACTTAATGGAAGTAGTATCTCATCTCCGCTTGCCTCCAGGCGTGGTTCCGTTTCAGGGAGTACTTCTAATGCCGGAAACCGAAAGCCGTCAAATGAAGGAAGCTCAAATGGCTCCCCGAGGATTGACGAGACCTTACAAACcggaggaagaaagcgctCTTCCTCACTGCAGTCTTCGGTGCTTGCTTCGCATAACCAAGCAGATAACATGCACCGTTCCAACTCACTACAAGCAGCAGCTACGTTAAACCAACGCATGGTTCGGAACACCTTTGCGAAACTATCAGCTAATATTGAGGGAAATGGAGCGCTAAATAGCGACTCAAAGACAGATAGGCTAGCAACTCCAGCAAACTCTTCAAGGCAAATGATGAGGTCCAGCTCTCCTTCCCCGCTGCGTCAAAAAGGTAAGTCATCAGGTGCGAGCCCTGCTGGTCCAAGAAGTGGAATAGAATTACCAGATGTTGAATCGTTGgttcttgatgaaggaAAGCTCGCTCTTGTCTCCAAGCAATCGCCCTCTGGTAGCACCTCAGCTCCTACAAAAAGTCTTGTAGAAAGCTCATCTAGCGAGATCAGCCCAAATTCAGAAGTAGAATATCAGACAATAACTCTCGAAACAGTTAAAAAGGTTCGCTTCACGGGAGTTCCGCCAATGTCGGAGAAAGAGGACCCTAGACCTAAGAGAAAAGGCTGGTACAAAAAACCTCAGGTACTTTACTACCCTCCACCCCCTCCCCAAGTCGCAGTGCAACAATATCGGCTACGGCAGGAAGGTCAAGCATTTCGTAAAAGTTTAAGAGATGGAGACGGGGAGAACGGTGGCGTATCCAAAAGAACAGCATTTATGTCACAGAGCGATGTCCACTTGTCCCCAACACATAAGTTCTCGTCAAAGATACGAGATAAGCTCTCTAGGTAA
- the VMA4 gene encoding H(+)-transporting V1 sector ATPase subunit E (similar to uniprot|P22203 Saccharomyces cerevisiae YOR332W VMA4 vacuolar ATPase V1 domain subunit E (27 kDa)), which produces MSTAITSLTPSQVNDELNKMQAFIKKEAEEKSKEIMLKADQEYEIEKTALVRNETSNIDAAMEEKTKKATLKQQITKSTIANKMRLKVLSTREQMLDDIFESAKAELKKLSSDKKKYESVLKSAILESLLRLLEPSVVVKVREQDKQLVNSFKEAVLKEYKAKSGREASLTVSSEYLSKDSAGGVIASDESGKIVVDNTLEERLEILNQEALPALRLELFGISESRKFFD; this is translated from the coding sequence ATGTCTACCGCTATCACGTCCTTAACTCCCTCGCAGGTCAACGATGAACTTAACAAGATGCAAgccttcatcaagaaggaggcCGAGGAGAAATCCAAGGAGATCATGTTGAAGGCTGACCAAGAGTATGAGATCGAGAAGACTGCGCTGGTGCGCAACGAGACTAGCAACATCGACGCGGCCATGGAagagaaaaccaaaaagGCCACCTTGAAGCAACAGATCACCAAGTCTACTATCGCAAATAAGATGCGTCTCAAGGTCCTGTCGACCAGAGAGCAGATGCTGGATGATATCTTTGAGTCTGCAAAGGCTGAactcaagaagttgtcttctgacaagaaaaagtacGAGTCTGTGCTGAAGTCCGCAATTCTCGAGTCCCTTCTAAGGCTTCTGGAGCCCAGTGTCGTGGTAAAGGTGAGAGAGCAAGACAAGCAGCTCGTcaactctttcaaagaagctgttttgaaagaatacAAAGCCAAAAGTGGCAGAGAGGCCTCTTTGACCGTTTCTTCGGAGTACTTGAGCAAGGACTCCGCCGGCGGTGTCATAGCCTCCGATGAATCCGGGAAAATCGTTGTCGACAACACCCTAGAAGAAAGACTAGAAATTTTGAACCAAGAAGCCTTACCTGCCTTGAGACTAGAGCTCTTTGGTATTTCTGAATCCAGAAAGTTTTTCGACTGA
- the PRP45 gene encoding mRNA splicing protein PRP45 (similar to uniprot|P28004 Saccharomyces cerevisiae YAL032C PRP45 Ortholog of human transcriptional coactivator SKIP can activate transcription of a reporter gene interacts with splicing factors Prp22p and Prp46p) gives MSNSRPLSVLLPPPKHAINASAQHKSGLKELVGLLSEAGNPRETLYSVESFQENSVTLESFLPLRHKYPDLKIPQISQSDIQNTYERTKAVFDKILSQKLQPQGTGAVGTANKGSAKTIEYKLPDQNSEVRKLKIVDQQVDPLQPKLFKTKKVVAPSTDEPFAPVLHKSDDITPQSTKEERDKWNIPSAISSWKNPNGYTINLDRRIASDGRYSKESLGPHEISEGHMKLSEALDAAERKAREEVSLRADAKRMLAEQDVREKEEKLRMIALKAREDRKKNTEPYSGPRALDSATRQRQEDQRERLNKIRRELQRSKMSTAERLRALATGEGREVSEKVILGAAAASDTADIQYDSRLFTKAAKARGQSGGDQVYDNPLFVQEGINTMYRPNFSAAVDIQARDAADTLESKVQFELASGKRGREGPVEFSAAENTEKSEEGESSVKRHRGG, from the coding sequence ATGTCTAATTCAAGGCCACTGAGCGTTTTGCTACCACCCCCAAAACATGCTATAAATGCTTCAGCTCAACACAAAAGTGGGTTAAAGGAACTTGTTGGCCTCTTAAGCGAAGCAGGCAACCCGAGAGAAACTCTATATTCTGTAGAAAGTTTTCAGGAGAACAGCGTTACTCTCGAAAGCTTCCTGCCGCTGCGCCATAAATACCCTGATCTTAAAATCCCACAAATATCACAAAGTGATATCCAAAACACTTATGAACGCACTAAGGctgtttttgacaagatcctgtctcaaaagcttcaaccTCAAGGGACAGGAGCGGTTGGGACCGCAAACAAAGGCTCTGCCAAGACAATTGAATACAAACTACCGGACCAGAATTCAGAGGTCAGGAAATTAAAAATTGTTGATCAGCAAGTTGATCCACTCCAACCAAAGCTGTTTAAAACTAAAAAAGTTGTCGCACCATCAACGGATGAACCCTTCGCACCGGTCTTGCACAAATCGGACGACATCACCCCGCaatcaacaaaagaagaacggGACAAATGGAATATCCCCTCCGCTATATCAAGCTGGAAGAATCCAAACGGTTACACTATCAACCTTGACCGGAGGATTGCTTCGGATGGCCGCTACTCAAAGGAAAGCCTTGGACCCCATGAAATTAGCGAGGGCCACATGAAGCTCTCAGAAGCATTAGACGCAGCCGAAAGAAAAGCTCGCGAAGAGGTTAGTTTAAGAGCAGACGCTAAACGAATGCTAGCTGAACAAGACGTTagagagaaagaagagaagctgAGAATGATAGCTTTGAAGGCTCGTGAAGAtcgcaaaaaaaatactGAACCTTACAGTGGCCCCCGCGCTTTGGATTCGGCAACTAGGCAGCGGCAGGAGGACCAAAGAGAGAGGTTAAACAAGATAAGAAGAGAATTACAGCGATCTAAAATGAGCACCGCAGAGCGCCTCAGAGCCTTAGCGACTGGCGAGGGCAGAGAAGTCTCTGAAAAGGTAATTCTGGGGGCCGCTGCCGCGAGTGACACTGCTGACATCCAGTACGACTCTAGACTATTCACTAAAGCGGCTAAGGCACGAGGCCAATCAGGAGGAGATCAAGTTTACGATAATCCCTtatttgttcaagaaggaaTCAATACGATGTACCGTCCTAATTTCTCGGCTGCAGTAGACATACAGGCCCGAGATGCCGCCGACACATTAGAGTCCAAGGTGCAATTCGAATTGGCTAGTGGTAAAAGAGGTCGCGAAGGCCCTGTCGAATTCTCGGCTGCTGAAAATACTGAAAAGTCCGAGGAAGGTGAAAGCAGCGTGAAAAGGCATCGCGGAGGCTAA